A window of Prevotella fusca JCM 17724 genomic DNA:
ATAATGACAGAGCAAGAGTTAGCTAATGTAATATGGGATATTAAGGAAGTTATTCGTAACTACTATGATGATTCAGAGGTAGAAGATGTTATTCTTCCTTTTACCCTTCTTCGTCGCTTGGATTGTGTCCTTGAGGACAAATATGAAACGATACTTGAAGAACTCAATCAGAGTCCTGAAAACATACGTAAATATAAGTTACAGGCACTGATGAAGCAGAATGGCCTTACATTCTTCAATAGTTCTGGCTTGTCTCTGAGAAAACTTCTTAATTCACCTGATCAGATAGGTGATGCTTTTAAAGAATATCTGGAAGGCTTTACCGATAATGTCAAGGATATTCTTGCCAATTTTGTTCATGAAGATGGAGATAGTGATGTAGTAGACTTATCTAAGATCTATTCCCGTCTTGACAGAGGCGATAAGTTATTTGCTGTAATCAAGCAGTTTGTTGAGAATGCAGACCTCCATCCAAGTAGAGTGAGTAATGCGATGATGGGTACTGTCTTTGAGATTGTTATCCGCCGTTCAAAAGAGTCTACTAACAGTAAGGCTGGTCAATTTTATACCCCACGTGAGATTGTAAAACTATTGGTTGCTCTTACCATGAGTGGAAAAGAACAGGAACTTTTTGTTCCAGGTAGAGCATTCACGATATACGATCCTTGCTGTGGTACTGGTGGAATGTTAACTGTTGGACGTGAACATCTTCAGGAGATGGCACAAAACAACAACTTAAAAGTGTATCTATATGGGCAAGAGTTAAGTCAGAAGACATACGCTATCTGTAAAGCGGATCTTTTGATGAAGGGTGACGATCAAAACCTTGACCAGCAACTTTTCCAAGGTGATACGCTTGCTGACGATAAACTCTATGGTAAGCATTTCAACTTTATGTTGGCTAACCCTCCTTTTGGTGTCGACTGGGGAAAGGATACCAAGGTTAAGAAGATAGTAATGCAGGATAATTGTCCTGGTGGACGTTTTGAAGCAGGACTACCTGCAACGTCTGATGGTTCACTACTCTTCCTGCAACACATGATTGCTAAGATGGATAGTAACGCTGGCTCTCGCATAGGCATTGTTCTCAATGGGTCGCCACTCTTCAATGGTGATGCAGGGACAGGATGGAGCAATATTCGTAAGATGTTGCTCGACCGTAACTTGCTCGATGCTATCATAGCCCTGCCTAAGAATCTCTTCTACGGTACTGACATCACCACCTATCTGTGGATACTTGATAACAAACGACCAGCAGAACGCTATCGCAAAGTGCTCTTTGTTGATGCTGCCCATAGCGAGTTTACCACCTTACTCCAGAAGAACTTGGGTAAGAAACGATTTGAGATAAGCGAGGAGGGAACGCACGACATCATTAGTATCTATAAGGCTTACGAGCCTTGCTGCCGTGACATTGTCTACGACAAGACAGGCGAGACGGAACACTTAGAGATTGCGAAGCTCATGGACTACGATGACTTCCTTTATACCAACGTGGCAGTACGACGTCCGTTGCGCCTGTGGTTTAGTGATATCCGTGCTACGTATGAGGCTTTATGCAGTAACGACGACTTTAAGGCTGACGACAAGAAGAACCTTATCTTGCGAGAGGTGGCAGCGATAGACGGTGTGGACGAACAGCGTAGCGACCACGAGTTCTTTGTGTTCTTGAAAGAGAATAGCGTGAAGACTACCAAGGCACAGAAGAAACAGTTGCGTGATGTGTTCGGCAGAGTAGCTGAGGATGCCCCCGAAGTGTTCGACGACCCTATAAAGAACAGTGGTGAGCTGGTTGCTGATACCAATCTGAACGATACCGAGAAGATACCAATGAAGGAAGATATCGACGACTACTTCCGTCGTGAGGTGCTACCTTTTGCACCCGATGCGTGGATGGAACGTGATAAAGACAAGGTAGGTTGTGAGTTCCCTTTCACCCGACTTTTCTATAAGTATCGCCCTTTGCGTAGTAGCGAAGAAATCCTTTCAGAACTGGCAGCATTAGACAGTGCGCTCAACAATGAACTCTCACAGCTAAAGGAGGACTAAGACGTATGAAGAAATACGATGAGTATAAGGATAGTGGAGTGGCATGGATTGGGGAAGTGCCGAAGCATTGGGAGGTACGTAAAATAAAACAGTGTTGTAATAAAGAACAATATTCTATTAAGACTGGCCCTTTTGGTTCACAATTAAAAGGAGAAGAATTAATGTCTCAAGGCGATGTGTCTGTCTATAGTCAACAGAATGTCATTAATAATGATTTTAATAAGATCCGATATTTTGTTTCTAACAAAAAGGCGAAGTCTCTAAGTAGTTTTTATACAAGGGCTAATGATGTCTTAATAACATCACGAGGAACAATAGGTAAAGCTGCAATCTTACAACCTCTATACCCTAAAGGTATTTTACATCCATGTTTGATAGCAATACGTTTAGACCAAGAGATTTGTCTACCTGAATGGCTTACAATGTATATAAATGAAACAGATTGTTTTAAGACAGATATTTCTGTTAGTAGTAATGCAACGACAATAGATGTTATTTATACAGGGACTCTTAAAGACATATATATTCCAATACCTACCATATCTGAGCAGACCGCTATTGCAACCTACCTTGATACACACTGTGCAAAGATAGATAACCTCATTTCTATTCAACAAAAGCGTATTGCGCTACTCCAAGAACTGAAACAGAGTGTTATCACTCATGCCGTAACGAAAGGACTGAACCCTAATGTCGAAATGAAACAGTCGGGAGTTGAGTGGATAGGAGATGTGCCTAAGCATTGGGAGGTGATGCCTTTAAAGAAATATTGTAAAATGAATAAAGGTCTTACTTTTACCAAAACTGATATTGTTGACGAGGGAGAATCTGTTATAAGCTATGGACAAATCCATTCGAAGTTAAATAATGGTGTCTCTTTGGATTGTAAATTAATTCGCCATGTTCCAATAGGAATTGTTAAAAATGGAGAGAAGTCTAAAGCCCATAAAGGCGATTTTATCTTTGCAGATACATCAGAAGACTATGAAGGTTGTGGTAATTTCGTATATAATGATACAAATCAAGCTATATATGGTGGCTATCATACTATAATATTACAAACTGAGACTTTGAATGCAAAGTATATAGGTTATCTTTTTAAAACAGATTGTTGGCGTTATCAGATTCGGTCACGTGTATATGGTGTTAAAGTATATAGTATAACTCAATCTATTTTGTCTATATGTTCTATTATTCTTCCACCACAAGATGAGCAAAAGCAAATCGCCTCTTACCTCGACCACAAATGTGCTACCATAGATACCTCTATCTCCAATGCCCAACACCAAATAGACCTTCTACAAGAGTATAAGCAAAGCTTGATAACGGAGGTGGTTACGGGCAAAAGTAAGGTAACTGATAACTGACAACATGCCGAGCACGAGCCGTGTTGGGGCTTGTCACGTAATGTGCGAAGCCCTTAGAAAGGGTTCAAGGACTATACTAAGGGATGAAACCTGAGTTTCATAAGTATTAAACTACCTGAAAGATGGTTTTTACCTAATGACTGTATAGCTATAACGGATGTAAGATAAACTAAATATTGACAACAAACAACAATAAAATATGCTAAATCCTTTAAACGAGACAACCTTTGAAACGCATATTGCAAACTATCTTGCAAACAGCGACCTCTATAATCAGCGTAGTAGCGCACAGTTTGACATCGAACGCTTGTGTGACACCGAGATGTTAGAACAGTTCTTACGAGCACAACCCATTGCGTGGAAGAAACTGTCACAACATTTCCCTGGCAAGGAGACAGAGACGGTTATCCGTGAGTACAACAAGCGATTAGACCGTGGAGAGAGTGTCCTGAACATCATGCGCAAGGGCTTCACGGTGAGTGGGGCTAAGGTAAAGTTCTGCCAGTTTAAGCCTGTTTTGGAAGGAGAAGGTACAGACAATTACCGCTTATATCGTGCTAACAACTTTAGTGTTGTACGCCAAATGCGATACTCTACAGGAAACGACAAGGGAAAGGAACTTGATATGTGTATCCTGCTAAATGGTATTCCTTTATTTACATTTGAACTGAAGAACGAAGGAACAGATCAAAATTACACACACGGTATTAGTCAATACCGAGAGAATCGCAACCCAGAGAATAGAATGCTCCGAAACTGTCTTGTTCATTTTGTAATGGATAACCAGTACGCATTTATGACTACAAAGCTGAAAGGAGAAAAAACAACCTTCCTGCCTTTCAACCGCGAGACAGTGAATCCGACGATAGAAGGCGAGTACCCAACAGCTTATATGTGGATGGAGATACTTCAGGCAGATTCTGTTCTTGACTTACTTGTAAACTTCATCAAACGTTATGAAGAGACTTACGAGGACAAGGATACAAAGGAACGTAAAAAAGAGACTATTCTTATATTTCCTCGCTACCATCAGCTTCGTGCTGTACGTAAGCTTCGTCGCTTAGTGCGTGAAGAAGGTGCTGGTAATAATTACCTTATTCAACATTCAGCAGGAAGTGGTAAGACAAAGACTATGGCTTGGTTAGCTCATCAGCTTGCTAACATGACACATGAAAATGGATCTGCCATATTTGACAGTATTATAATGGTAACCGACCGTATTGTACTGAATCGCAATATGGCTGAAGACGTTGTGAATTTTGAAACCACTGCAGGTACAGTAAAGGATATTCGAAGATCATCTAAGACACTTGCTAAAGCTTTGGATGGTGAAAACCGTATTATTATATCTACAGTACAGAAGTTTGCTTACGCTCTTGATCATCTCAAACATGAGAAGTCAAAGAAGTATGCCGTTATCATTGACGAGGCACATACAGCTGTTGGTAACGAGGCTGCAAAAGACCTTGTAAAAGCCCTTTCAACAGAAAAAGATTTAGAAGCAATTGGTGGTTATGATCCAGAGGAGTATGAGAGTCCGCTTGATGCGCTGATGGCACAAAGGCAAGTATATAGAAAGATGATGAAGCATATTTCTAATTTTGCTTTTACCGCTACTCCTAAAGATAAGACATTCGCTCTTTATGGTAAGGACGGAAAGGAAGCGCATGACTTGTATTCTATGAAACAAGCCATCGACGAGAAGTTTATCCTTGATGTCACACAGAACTACGTCAGTTACAAAACGATGTTCGAGTTAATAGCAAAAGATCCTACTAAAGATGCAAACGAACAGTTTGAGAAAAAGAAGGCTCTAAAAGTAATTGCGACAAAGCTGGGACAGGATAAGTATATTAAGTTGCGTAAGGCAAGTATGATGGTAGATCAGTTTATGAAATTTACCATTAATAAAATCAATCATCAAGCTAAAGCTATGGTAGTATGTGACTCACGACAAGCTGCCGCTGATTATAAGCAGATAATTGATCGCATAATACTTGATGAGTATAATGGTTCTATCAAGACCTTAGTAGCTTTTTCAGGTGAAGTTACAGACAGTAATGGTCGCAAGTGTACTGAAGCAAATTTGAATGATGATGGTGTTACTGATAATGCAATAGCAGAGAAGTTTAAGGACAATGACTATAAGTTTCTCATTGTTGCAGAAAAGTTCCAAACAGGTTTTGATCAGAAGCTTCTCCATACAATGTTTGTAGACCGTTCGCTCGGTGGTATTCAATGTATACAAACACTTTCACGATTGAATCGTACTTACTGGCCATACAAGGAAGACACACTCGTTGTTGATTTCCGAAATGATGCAGATTCTGTAAAAAAAGCCTTTAATCAGTACTACACAGTAACCTCTCTTACTGGTAGTGTTGACACACAGCGTGTATACACCTTAAAGGAAGATGTTGAAAGATGGAATATCTTCAGCGAAGAAGAAGTCAACGATGTCTGTCAAAGAATGATAGATCAGGAAACAGTTACAGGAATTCCATCACTTTTGTTGAATATTGTAAATGAAAGGGTATTACCTCTGTCTGACGAGGAAAAGGACGCATATCGTAAACTGGTAAACCGTTTTGTTCGTCAATACGGATTTCTGGCGCAGATTATGGAGTTTACTGACCCTGACCTTGAGAAGTTTTATGTTTTCTGTAAGGTGTTCTATAAGTATCTTCCTTATACCAAGGAGACTTTGCCAATGGAACTTGTTGATATGATAGATCTTGACAAACTTAGAATTCAGTTGTCGTTTGAAGGTAGTATTGAACTCGAAGACGAACCAACTGAGCTAAAGGCAAGTCGTATAGGAGAGGTCGGACAACAGAAAGAGGATGAGAAAAAGACTGTTGCTGAGTTGCTTGATATGGTGAATAGTCCCTTCGCTGATATTCTGAATGAAAATGATAAGATTATTAAGCAGATATGGGATGATCTTCTGAAAGACCCAGAGGTGATAGATGCAGCTCGTGCAGGAAACTCTTACGATGTAATGATCAATATCTGCAAACAGAAATTCGATGAAACAATCGTAAATCAAATTGATAAGTATCTCAACTTTAGAGAAATTCTTGACAAGGAGAAAGGCTTTGCTTTAACACTGATTGGTAAGTTTGTAGAGGCGTTGGTAATGCAAGCTAATGCTACGTCAAGTCTTGTCTATGATGAAGCTGTATTAAAAGACAAAATCGCTGAAGCTATGGCAGAAGAGTTTGAAGGTGTTTGTCAAAAGATGAGGAGTTTGCCTGAAATTGTAGATTATCTTTTCTTCATACTGAATACATCCAGCCTTCCAAAACTCGATGGTATTGATACCTTACTTCGAGAGGCTTTGAATAATATCTATACAAATCCTAATATTACGCCTGTTGTTAAGTATGCGTTCTTCAATTCATTGGTACAGAAATTTGAAGCATTCTTAAAGAAACTCTACTATCTGATCAACGATGAAGAAATTAATGGTCGTGATGGAAAAGATGCTTCATTGTCTGATGCTGTTCATGCCTTTAAATGTCTTTGGGACTTAAAGCATGCAAAAGATGAGGATCGTAAGAAGTTTGAAGCTTATCTTCAGAAGGTACGTGATTGGCGAAATGAAGAAGCGCATAATGCTCCTGACAAGAACGATTCTGATATAGCAGTAGCTATCAAGGTTGTGGTTGCAATGTACCTTTATGTTACAGCATATTCTATAACCGATCTGGAAATGGCTGGATTTTAGACTATACTGTGAAGTAAATCTGAGCAATTGTACCATGAGTCAAAAAATATTTTAACGCTATAAATGCATTCTTATAAAATTATCTCTTTATCTCAAATCGAATTGTAAAATCTCGATTTGGGGTAAAGGGGAATTTTTGATATGACAATTTCGTTGGTTTTATGAATATAGTCAATTTCTTATTGTAAATTTGTTTTTAATAATCAAAGATAACTTTTAAAATTTAACAAACTATGATTCAAAGATTTTTTCATCCAGTAGGACAAGGTGCCTTTTATTCAGAAAGACACATAGATGACAATATAAATATTGTGTATGACTGTGGTACCGAGTACACTAACAGAGGAAACAAAGGTACTAAGGGAGTAGTTTCTCAAAGTTTTAGTAAAAATGACGTAATACATTATCTATTCATTTCTCATTTTGATTATGATCATATTTCCAAGATTACTTTATTAAAGAAAACCGTTAAAAAAATAGAAAACGTAGTTTTGCCACTACTACATGAAGAAACAAAGCGATTCTTATCTGAAATTTATTTAGCTTTAGAAGAAGACGATTTAGCCACTTTGGTCAGTGACCCAACTCAATACTTTGACCCTGAGACTAAAATTATAGTTGTTAAACCTGGCGAGTATAGTGAAGTAAGATTAAGTAAAGAAGATGACCCAGTTAAGGGGGAAAAAATAATAAAGTAAGAATAATTCCCAGCGGAAGAATTTTACCTCTTGACTTAAATGAATCTGATTGGGTTTTTATTCCTCATAATTATGAGTATAAAATCCGTAGTAAGGCGTTTGTTGAGAAAATACAAGACTCAGTAGTTGATTTACAGAAACTAAAGAAGGATCCAGAATATACTACTCAAAAAAGAATTATTGATAAATAGTACTGATGCGATAAAATCGCGTTAAGTTTTACATATTATCAAATAGAGGTAGTTCTTTGACATATTGATTGTAAATGACAGAGGTTCTCGGCTTAGTGATTAAATCTCTGAGGTGAGTTTTCTCCAAAGCAGAAACTCTTATCAGCGTTGCCACTTCCGTAATGGTGTATGGGCTTTTGTTGTCCGCCTTTATTCTTGCAACAAGCAGATAGGCGATGACTGCAACCCAGAGATGGATTCGGACTGCATTCCCGGAATACCCCCACAAGGTCTTCACGACAATGTTCTGCTTTATCCACTTGAAGAACACCTCTATGTCCCATCTGTGCCTATACAGGACGGACACTTCCACTGCGCTGATCTCGAAGTTGTTAGTGATGAACACTATTTCTTCACACGTCTCCTCATCATAGTGGCAGACTGCCCTGAAAGGCTCAGGGTAAAGTGCATGAGTCTTTGGCTGAGTCAAGCGAATGGTAAAGTCGCCTCGAATACCATCCTCTCGGGAGAAGTCTTTTCTATGACCAATAATCTCGTATTTCATGTTGTCCTTCGGTCTGGTAACCCAATAGGCTCCAGCCAAATGGAAGCGAAAGAACTCATCGAAGTCAACATAGGCCTTGTCCATCATATAGAAGGCAAGAGGCTCCGGCGCAGTCAGTTCAAGTTCGTTGCTGTCATGCCATCTGCCATCCGTGATGTGGATGTTTGCTGGAATGCTCCCGCGCAAGTCAAGCAGAGTGTGCATCTTCACCGCCCCCTTGTTGTATCTTCCTAAAGCCCATGTCGCAAGTTTGACACTTGTGGAGATGGTCGTGGAATCGAGGGAGTAAAGTACGTTGTCTATAGTGACATCTGGTATCGAGGTCCTTGTGTATAAAGGTCTTACCAGATTTATCATATAGATGCCAAACTCCTCATAGATGCGGTAATCCCGATTGTCGTTAGCTCGGGAAAGTGATGACTGGTTGACCGTGTTGCCAAATCCAAGATGGTAGAGGATGTCCTTGTGGGCACCAAGACACAGGCAGATGTCCCGTAGGGAATCACAACTCGTCAGCTGTCCAAACAAAAGGTGCAGAAGCTGGTTGTAACAAGTCAAATCCTTGACATGCCAGTCGCCACGGTACTTCTTCACGCACTTGTCGAACTGATAACGAGGTATGTACTTCACAACTTGTGAAAACACATATCGACCGACGTTCATAACAATGCAGTTTTGGTTGCAAAGTTACGCTGTCATTTTCAAATCAAAAAATCAAAGAACGATCTGAAACCCTTATTAATAAAGGGATATATGAAGTTTAATTTAAAATTATTGCATCACTAGTAATTGATAAATTAAAAAGTATCTACAAAGATTTTGATGAAAATATAAACTTAAATTCCATGTTTTTATATTCTGGACCGGAAAAGGAAACAAGTAATGAAATCTATCAAGTATATCAGAGATATTTTAAGGACAAATTCTGCTCTAAACAGCTATATTATAAGTATATGCTTTACAAGCGACCTGCTTGCTTATACACAGGTGATGGAGACTTAAATTTTGTAGATGTTCAAAGTGTATATAAAGACTACTGGCATTTCATAGGAACTATACAGATACCTCACCACGGTAGCCTTTCATCATTTAATGAAAACATATTGTTCAATCGACCTTTCTTTTGTCCTATTTCTGTAGGGAAGAATAACTCCTATGGACACCCCTCTCAAGAGGTAATTAGTAGAATGCTTCAGTATAAAAGTTATCCTATACTTGTAACAGAAGATGTAGATAGTACTTTTGTTGAAATTATCAGACCATGGTAGTATAATTTTAACTATCAAACCTAAGAGTTTCTATCTGTATTATTCATTTATACTACTACATTAAAAAAGACTAAAGTTTAATTTGAACTTAAGAATATTAGTTGATTAAACAGATTTTTCTCACAATAGTACTATTGTTACGAAGTTTTAGCATCTGTGCAGATAGGCTGCACAGATGTTTGTTATCTTTGTAGCATAAATTAATTTAAATTATGAGCAAAACAAAAATACCGATAGCAACAGTCAGAGAACTTTGGTGGAAAGCTGCAGGTCGATGTGAATTTAAAGGCTGTAATAAGGCTTTATATCATCATGGTGTAACAATGGATAACTGTAATTTGGCTAACTATGCACATATTATAGCAGACTCTCCTAATGGACCAAGAGGGACAATCGACTCTAAAAAGTTAGCATCAGATTCTAAAAATTTGATGCTGTTGTGTCAAGATTGTCATAAATATATAGATAACGAAGGTAAAGATAAATATGATGCTGATACTCTCTTTGGAATGAAGAAGAGACATGAAGAACGTATGGAGTTTCTTACGGGGTTAAAAGAGGATGTTCAAGCCAATATTGTTGTTTTTCGTGCAAATATAGCAAGCGATTGCCCAGACTTTAATTTCTCTCAGTTGAAGGATGCATTATTGCCAAACTTCTATCCGACAAACACTAATCCAATAGAATTAGGAGCAAATTTATATAATAATCAGTCATGGGAAGAGTACTGGAAACAAGAAGTTGAAAATCTTAAGTACCAATGTGACAGAAATATCTTAAATGTTATTGATAAATGGGAGTATAAAAGAATTGCTCTCTTTGGGTTTGCTCCGATGCCTTTGCTTGTCTATTTGGGTACTCTCCTTAATAGCAAGCGTGAGGTTTTAGTATACCAGAAACAACGTAGTGGCGGATGGAGCTGGCAACAGGACAATAGCTCTATAGACTTTATTGTTAATAAACCTTCTATTACCGAAGGTAATCCTGCTTTAGTTCTCTCTCTTAGTGCTTCTATAACAGACCGAGTTAGAAGAGAAAGAGGTAATGATAATCTCTGGGAAATAACGATAGATAGTCCAAATATGGATTTTTTAGACTCAAAATCAACTTTAGATAAATTCTGTAGAATTACAGAAAATCTATTGGAGGAAATATCTAAAACATCTAATCATAAACCAATCGCATTATATTTGGCAGCACCAGTTGCTTGTTGTATAGAGCTTGGGAGAGTTTGGATGCCTAAAGCTAATTCGCCATTACACATCTACGAGTTTAATAAAACAGAAGATAAACTTGCAATAATAATTAACAACAAATAGTACTATTATGTTACAGACTAATGACAACTTAAGCAGGGAACTTAATGAATTGTTTCTTATGCTTTCTAAGAGTCTCGATATAACAAAGACTCAGTATGACAACTTAACGAGAAGCTATTCAGCTGTTGGTAAATATCTGGAAGAAGATCCAGAGTTGTCTTCATATCATCCTGTCATAACCCCACAAGGTTCACTCCGTTTAGGTACAATAATTCAACCCATAAATGAGGAGGATGATTTAGATGTTGATTTAGTATATCGTCTAATAGAGAAGGGGCCTACTTGGACCCAGTTTGATTTAAAAACTCGTGTTGGCAATCGTCTAAAATCGCACAGTCTATATAAGGAGATGCTTGATAAGGAAGGAAGAAGGTGTTGGACATTATTGTATAGGCAAAACTCTGATAATAACAAAGAACGCTATCACATGGATATATTACCTTGTGTAGCTGAAAGTACATATTTAGAGCGTTTTCATATCTTAAATGCTTCTGGATTCGACGCACAAGCGATAGATGATATCTCCATACGTATTACTGATAATAAATGTGACAATTATAAAACGTCTATCTGCATTAGAGAATGGATGAAAAGTAATCCAGATGGATATGCTATGTGGTTTGCTTCTCGCTGCAATATTACTTCACAAAACAATAGAGCCCTTTTAGAGAATGTTATACCTGTCCGCAAATATGTAGAAAACAAAACAATTCTTCAACGAATAGTACAGATACTGAAACGTCATAGAGACGTAATGTTTAATGGAGACAAAGAAAAACCGATTTCCATTATTATCACAACCTTAGCTGCGAAAGCTTATAAAGGTGAAGATAATCTTTTTATTGGTCTTAATAATGTGATTGATGGAATGGAGTCACAGATACATAAAAATCAAGATGGCACCTACGTTATAGAAAACCCAGTTAATTCAGAAGAAAACTTTGCTGATAAATGGACTAGTCATCCTAATAGACGTGATAATTTCTTTAGGTGGTTAGGTAAACTTAAGAGTGATAAAGGCGCTTTTCTTAATTGTAAAGGAAGTGTGTTACGTAATGTTTTCGCATCATCTTTTGGTAAAAAGGTTACTAATCTTATATTTGAGAAGAGAGCATTAGAACATAAGGCAGAAGCTTCTAATTCAAAACTAAAAGTGTCTTCTACAGGTATTATTGGAGCAATTGGAACAACGTTAAATGCAAAAAACACATTCTTTGGTGAAAAATAGGAAATATACTGTTTATGAGCAACTTAGTTCATTGCTAGCTTGCTTCAAAGGTGGACGTTCTGAGAGGAGACACAATGGTTTTACGTGGTGGTTTGAGGTTACTCCAACTCCTTTAAGTGATACTTATTTACTTAAAATAGTATATAATCAACATACTATACCATTGGTTTATGTGGAAGAACCAAAACCTTTGTTATTAGCAA
This region includes:
- a CDS encoding HNH endonuclease, producing MSKTKIPIATVRELWWKAAGRCEFKGCNKALYHHGVTMDNCNLANYAHIIADSPNGPRGTIDSKKLASDSKNLMLLCQDCHKYIDNEGKDKYDADTLFGMKKRHEERMEFLTGLKEDVQANIVVFRANIASDCPDFNFSQLKDALLPNFYPTNTNPIELGANLYNNQSWEEYWKQEVENLKYQCDRNILNVIDKWEYKRIALFGFAPMPLLVYLGTLLNSKREVLVYQKQRSGGWSWQQDNSSIDFIVNKPSITEGNPALVLSLSASITDRVRRERGNDNLWEITIDSPNMDFLDSKSTLDKFCRITENLLEEISKTSNHKPIALYLAAPVACCIELGRVWMPKANSPLHIYEFNKTEDKLAIIINNK
- a CDS encoding nucleotidyltransferase domain-containing protein yields the protein MLQTNDNLSRELNELFLMLSKSLDITKTQYDNLTRSYSAVGKYLEEDPELSSYHPVITPQGSLRLGTIIQPINEEDDLDVDLVYRLIEKGPTWTQFDLKTRVGNRLKSHSLYKEMLDKEGRRCWTLLYRQNSDNNKERYHMDILPCVAESTYLERFHILNASGFDAQAIDDISIRITDNKCDNYKTSICIREWMKSNPDGYAMWFASRCNITSQNNRALLENVIPVRKYVENKTILQRIVQILKRHRDVMFNGDKEKPISIIITTLAAKAYKGEDNLFIGLNNVIDGMESQIHKNQDGTYVIENPVNSEENFADKWTSHPNRRDNFFRWLGKLKSDKGAFLNCKGSVLRNVFASSFGKKVTNLIFEKRALEHKAEASNSKLKVSSTGIIGAIGTTLNAKNTFFGEK